From a region of the bacterium (Candidatus Blackallbacteria) CG13_big_fil_rev_8_21_14_2_50_49_14 genome:
- a CDS encoding leucine dehydrogenase, giving the protein MSSQGHEQVVHFYDESVGLKAIIAIHSTVLGPALGGTRMWPYESEADALKDVLRLSRGMTYKAAVTGLNLGGGKAVIIADPKKDKSEALFRTFGRFVESLGGRYITAEDVGINVNDMEYVRTETRHVTGLSRAMGGSGDPSPITAQGVYQGMRACVEELYGSDSLKGKRVMIQGLGHVGTSLAELLAQEKAELILTDLDMGYTEEVAARLGGKAVAPDEVFSIEGDIYSPAALGGVINDRSLEQFGYKIIAGSANNQLEDEIRHGLMLKEKGILYAPDYVINAGGLINVWNELQGYNKRKVSKEVQGIYTALKQIFQIANKEHLPTNLASNRLAERRIEQLSKLSRIHIPASCRSC; this is encoded by the coding sequence ATGTCCAGTCAGGGCCATGAACAAGTGGTTCATTTTTATGACGAATCCGTGGGGTTAAAAGCCATTATTGCCATTCACAGTACTGTGCTTGGGCCTGCTTTGGGAGGAACCCGCATGTGGCCTTATGAGTCAGAAGCCGATGCGCTTAAAGATGTGCTGCGCTTATCACGCGGCATGACCTATAAAGCAGCTGTAACAGGCCTCAATCTGGGGGGCGGCAAAGCCGTTATCATTGCTGATCCTAAAAAAGATAAAAGTGAAGCGCTGTTCCGTACCTTTGGCCGCTTTGTTGAAAGTTTGGGCGGTCGATATATTACTGCCGAAGATGTGGGTATCAATGTCAATGATATGGAATATGTTCGCACTGAAACGCGCCATGTAACGGGCTTGTCGCGTGCTATGGGTGGAAGTGGTGATCCTTCTCCCATTACCGCTCAGGGTGTCTACCAGGGAATGCGTGCCTGTGTGGAAGAACTTTATGGCAGTGATTCTCTGAAGGGAAAACGTGTCATGATTCAGGGCTTGGGGCATGTGGGCACTTCACTGGCTGAGCTTTTGGCCCAGGAAAAAGCGGAATTGATTCTTACAGATTTGGATATGGGGTATACCGAAGAAGTTGCTGCAAGATTGGGTGGAAAAGCCGTCGCTCCGGATGAGGTTTTCTCGATTGAAGGCGATATTTATTCTCCTGCAGCCTTGGGGGGCGTGATCAATGACCGCTCCCTTGAGCAGTTTGGTTATAAAATTATTGCCGGTTCAGCGAATAATCAGCTTGAAGACGAAATTCGCCATGGCTTGATGCTGAAAGAGAAAGGCATTCTTTATGCCCCTGATTATGTCATCAACGCAGGGGGGCTGATCAATGTCTGGAACGAACTGCAAGGCTATAATAAACGCAAGGTTTCAAAAGAAGTACAAGGCATTTATACGGCTTTAAAGCAAATTTTTCAAATTGCAAATAAAGAACATCTTCCTA